The genomic stretch CGGGTTGGGTCGCCGTATTCTGGTCTGATTCGGGATTTATAAAAGGTTCATATCCACCAAAAGAATATTGTCGAGGCGGAAGATTAATTAGAGATGCTTCGGTAAAAGCTTGGCAAATAGTAAAGGGAGCAAAAAAGAATAAACAAAAAGAAAGGCCTTATTTTAAAGGAAAAGAAATAGATTTAAATCAATTTAGTGCTTATATTATTCCTGAACTTAAAACAAAAGAATTTGATATTTGGTTTTCAGTTATAAGTTTAAATTCAAGACACAGGTTAAAGATACCCTGTAAAAGAACGAACTTATTCAATAAAATGGTAAAAAAAGGAAAACTGAGAAAAAGCTTTAAATTATTAAAAATTAACAATGACTATTTTATGGAATGTTTCATAGAACTTCCAGAAAAGAAAAAACAAAACAATAATAAGATTGGCATTGATGTAGGTTTAAACAACGCAATTGCTACTTCTGATGGAAAAATCTTTGGCAAGGAATTAAAAGATTTAAGGATAAGAACTAAGTGGAGAAGTTATAAAGGAAAATTATCATCGCAAAAACAATTGCTAAATTATTATGCAAAGTTATTAGTAAAACTTTATCCCAATACTGATTTTGTGGTTGAAAAATTATTATTTAAAGGCAAAAGAAATCGCACAAAAGAATTTAGAAGGCGCAACAATACTTGGGCATATAATCATTTAGCAAACAAATTGGAAGAATTGGGACGCTTGGAAGGTTTCCAAGTAATAAAGGTGAACCCGCAATACAGTTCCCTAAGATGCCCTGTGTGTGGGTTCACCGATAAGGCGAATCGAGTAAGTGTTGAAGTGTTTCAGTGCAGTCAGTGTGGTTTTAAGGGAAACGCTGATTGTGTGGGAGCATGGAACTTACTCGAAAGAGTAGCCGAGGAGCATTCCGTCCCTATATTAAGCCAAAGGGGCTTAAAACGGCAGTTCCAAAGGGAATGTCGAATAGCCAACTTGCAATAAGGAGAGGGGGATTTAGTGTTGGTATAGATGAAAATGGAATTTTTATTTTTACACATAGATGTAGAAGCAAGTCTTATCCGTCTTTTAAAGAAATTCCTAAAAAAGTAAGAGAATTCATCAAAAGTACAGGTTAATTATTTTTAATTTTAATCGTCCCATTCTATAATTCAAGTTGGGTTATCAGAATGGGACGGATTATTGTC from bacterium encodes the following:
- a CDS encoding transposase; the protein is GWVAVFWSDSGFIKGSYPPKEYCRGGRLIRDASVKAWQIVKGAKKNKQKERPYFKGKEIDLNQFSAYIIPELKTKEFDIWFSVISLNSRHRLKIPCKRTNLFNKMVKKGKLRKSFKLLKINNDYFMECFIELPEKKKQNNNKIGIDVGLNNAIATSDGKIFGKELKDLRIRTKWRSYKGKLSSQKQLLNYYAKLLVKLYPNTDFVVEKLLFKGKRNRTKEFRRRNNTWAYNHLANKLEELGRLEGFQVIKVNPQYSSLRCPVCGFTDKANRVSVEVFQCSQCGFKGNADCVGAWNLLERVAEEHSVPILSQRGLKRQFQRECRIANLQ